Within Colias croceus chromosome 10, ilColCroc2.1, the genomic segment tttattgactgttgattcttgaaatattttcagtcattttaatttttcggcccataaatttaatttcatcatttcatttaatttcatttttatatctcCATTATTTCCTCTTTGTAGAAAAAGTTTTTCACGGTTGACTATtagtaatttttcaattacatGCAACAAAACAATACTTcaaatatagattattttcAGAGATATCTGTAAACTTGAATAGATAAcgaatgacaataattatcaTCAAGATTTAGATCGTCGTCTGTTTTGGAGTATGTTTTACACGGTTggaatttttcaattatattcCACTTAATCTCCAGCTTTTAAAATACTTCGTGTAACGTTTGCCACTCTTTTCTAGTTCatttttagtaggtaccttGTTGCTTCCAGAGATATCCATAGAGGCATTTAGAAAATTTGCTGTTTTAAATTCGTTATAATATCTTCTTTATACTATTAGAGATGTTTTCCTTTTTCCTCGTTTCATCTCTATAAGTTTGTTGTTAACGAAACAAGAGGCGCATCGAAGACATTTTGTTCTGGAAGATGTTCTTCACGGTTGACttttagtattttttcaaCTACATGCAACTCAGAGCAAAACTTCTTCAGGCCTCAGGGATCGCTGTTTACTTGTATAGATATATCCAAGTTATTTCAAACGATTATTTAGCTATTGATAAATCGTAATCATGATGAtctttaaaaagaaatacgtCTGATTGACTGTTTTTGGAGCATGTTTTACACGGTTGACTATtagtaatttttcaattataatcCACTTGATCTCAAGCTTTTCACTTTTTGTGACGCCACTTATTTTTTTGCCACTCTTTTCTAGTTCAACTTCTAGTACATTCATCTAgaaaatttgctttttttggGAGTTGTTCTTCACGGTTGACTATTAgtaatttttctattatattgaTTTGGTCCgtcgatattattttttaagatgtTTGCCACTTCTCTTCGTCTTATTCAGTTTAACATGTACAACTTGTGTTCTAAGAAAGAGGCATCGAGAAACTTTGTTGTTTTTAGCAGGAGTTTTTCACAGTTGACTATtagtaatttttcaattatgtgATTTCTTTGGGATATATCTTCCATGGCTGCTCTAGTATGTTCATGAGAATAATATTTGGACTTAGTGGTTCTTCACCTTCACCACACAGATCACTTTCCGTTATTATTCTTCTTTTGACTACGTTATGGAAATAAAGTCTTTTGTAAATTCCACTCTTTTTTGCATTACGGAGTCtagtattaattattcctaATACTAGTTTTCTCGACAAAGCACTTTTATCACGTCACTAACTGCACACGTCTGCTCCGTTCAACGGTTACAACATTACTAACTGGTCATGGCTTATTTGGCTACTTTTATTTGGTTTGAAATGAGTCATCATATTACCTGCaccattgttttaaattaccCGCAATATTCTTAATCCTCTTTTctaactaaataattacataatgagcctatattataataaatagtctTCCTGGAGCGGCTCATTAAGTCTTGTTGTTTTATGATAGGGTCATAAAGGGtcaagattaaaaattaaaatgtcttATTGTTTGCATTACATGGAAAAAGggattgtaaaatattgttatcttTTATGGGGAATTATAGGTATTCAAAACTTTaagattattgttattatattttgggaaatgtttattaattttgtaaataatattatagtattatctagctattaattttttgtttagttttaagttttatttttatgttacaatTATAGTGGTTTTATCTCatgtttttacattttgtGTTTGTACTTtgcgtttttaattttttcaataaatgttttttattttaaatttatgttttattttaatttccgtATCAATACATATGTTTTGTTCCTATCAAactgcaatttttatttccatcttaaataatacaagataatacctataatatgaGGATTCATTATGAtctatgaataatataaaattttttgaaataacCTTTAcctaaactatattttttttttcaaaactgaattaaattagaataaattaataagtacctactcttAACAACGCAAAAGATTATGTGGGTCTAAATCTGGTAAACAACTATAAAGGTTACACGGTCTTAAGGAATATACTGTATAACATAAACAGCTAATATTTGAGATCGTTAACCCCTTagctttgaaaatatattttgaatttaataaggAAACACAACCAGTAGATGCGATGCTATAAACGATGTTATCTTtacttaaaatgtaaaaacgaatAGTTTGTTTGGTTGAAAGTGCTATTCTTAAGAACTACGGTCCCGATTTggaaatttatttgattgttaaatagcccatttatcgaggaaggcttgcGATATTTGGTGaggcgggtaaaaccgcggggcacagctagttaaagATACCCATTATACAGAGTTACAATCTTCACTTATACACAAACACAATTTTGCTATTACAATATTCGTAGGAAGTGGTAATAGAATTTCTTGGAAGTCCAGAGATAGCAAATAacgttttaaattgaattcgTGGAACGATCGCTTTGCAGGTTTCAGTGAATGATATTtctgttacataatattgtagacatcaaaatacaatatcaatgcacgtaaataaaatattttataataattatcaattttcaaATAGATTTGCGATGATTTCATGATGAGCAGTTACggtgttattatattatattacaaacaaactcataGTCAATTAGACTTATTCTTAAGCACTCTTGAAAAATCCTAACATTATATGTAGTTTTACCCTTTACCACTGATTGGGAAAGCAGTTTCTAGGGAGAAGAAACAACAAGAAACTCAATAGTAGagatcttttaaaattatgttttatagaCAGGCggatataatactatactagcccctttataatattgttcttagcgtgatgatatatacctagcttatagccttcctcgataagtgggctatttaacaccgaaataatttttcgaatCGGATCAGCagctcctgagattagcgcattcaaacaaacaaactcttcagcttatattatattagtatagattagcaATAGTATCGCTTTCTATACAAACGAgcagtttaattataattcgACAGTGTCGCCGGTTGTTTGTCGAACACTATTCGCATCACGTTCGCAATTAAACTGAAGCTTTTATGAGTGCTTTACTGTGTGTTGTGATTTTCATTTACAAATGTGTTTTATGTTGGAATATGTTTATTCAATGCGTTGAAGATGTTGTGTAAAACATGTGATGATTTGTGTGGTTtgaataattgtaattataatttagaatAATTGGGTAGGTACCTGCAATACAAGTGCGtgcatacataattaatattaaactgtgaaaaaattatgaaaaagcacataattgaaatttatttttatttattatgaagttaAAATATAACGTAGATAGTATAATACTGTCTTATcaacaaaatgtttatttttgttgtattaGTCTTATAGTGATAAGTTCACGTAAAAATCATAGCGAAAAGACTTAACTCTATCCAAAAAGCCTACCTTTAATCTCTCTTTTTACTATGATTCAATGAAAccacttataataataacaaaaaatttaattacatatttaaatccaAATATAAGACACGTTGAATAGTCAACTAACGACATCGACTCGCGAAATAGAACTCTTATTCCACATAAAACGATATTTCCGACCTTGGTTGcgaaaaattgaattttcttGTACCGCGTTCCGACCTTTTAGGGAAATAAAGGGACCCAGCCTTGACTCAGGATCGGGACTCGAGTCTTATAAATGCTCACCTTGGGAGCTATGATCTGTGTCGAATGAAATGCTACCAATTTTGGTGTTAAATTCATGcattgatttattataaatgattttaGAAGTGCTTTTTAAGCTTTACTAACTTGGTTTGGACATTCCTCTACGCGGTAGTTACTAACTAAAAGTAGTTAAGTAGTCAAAATAATGGGTACGTCTAATGGAAGGCTTATatcttgaaaaaaataatcagaaACTGCTATTCACAAGCAATGGATGAGAATAGTCCCTATagataaatgtgaaaatgtaTTAAACATTTGTTGTTATCGGctactttattcaaataagtaaaataataaataagaatcAACCGACGTACTACtgccatatttttttcaaattctaCTCGAATATACCTACCTCCGGTTGCTTTTACCGTAAGTAGGCACCTACTAAAAGCGGTATTGTTTAGATTTTTACTGTGGAGTTTTTTAATCAACAGGCCAAATTgtcaatgttattttaattttcaagataatcttaatatttttatgcacAAAACCTTTTAAGATCTGCTCAATGCTACAATAATAATCTCCAATTTCGATTGTCTTTAAAGTCTGGATTATTTCTACATTCTCCTTTTACTGGACTAAGTAGCCTTGCAacgttttgtttaatttagtttaattttgaattttgttttgtaaactttaatttgcaaaaaaaaacatttcttgactatttaagtttttgtaacatttgtcagaacttatttattatgattaaagGTGTATTAATTACAACTGGCCGATATCTCGATTCTCGAATCATTAAATGATTaggtatgtttataaaattgtgaGTATGTTCATCAATTCTTcaaattacctatataatataaagtttgaTAAACtttattctatatttattaatatttttataagggGTTTCTTCTTCCTATAAAAgtatctacctacctatacctaaGCATAACCACTTAACATACAGGAAGCCGCATAACATTTTAACCAATAAAACAAGTTAATAAACAATCAAACATTTAATCTCAATGGTGTACAGCGACAAGCGGCGCATGCTTCACGATCGGCACAATCGGTGCGGCATGTACGATCGGCGCGTGCTTCACGACCGGCACTATCGGCGCCGCGTGGACGATGGCCGCGGGCCTGTGGACCGCGTGGACCACTGGCACCACGGGATGGGCCACTGGATGGGCTACGTGGGCCACTGGGACGAGGGGCGCGATCACGCCCGCGCTGGCTACGGCCACGATGGCTAAGAAGGCTACCtgtaaatgaaaatgatgCTTTTAATCTTGGGAAAaagatgaaaaataataatgattatttacataaaatatacataatgaaTATGATGATATTACTCTGTAAAAACTATGTAGATTAAGTAATAATAGCAAATTCGGAGGTGgtaatacattaattttattttattttaacgaaataggtgctaatttatatttgacaTTTTCACTCTATGACAATAAAGCGGAAATCATCACATTCAATGCGGTAGAGCTAATAATTTGTACATAGGTTCTACTtacattttcttaaaatatgcATTGTTTTCTTTTAAGATAATGGAAGTATAAAAGAATACATTCTATCATGATTtacttttagtaataaatcatttataaactaactgaaactaaaagaaaataaagagTAAGATACTATTGAAtcgaataaaatttcaattcatTATCAATTAATTGAGAACACAGTTGAGTTTAAGGCCAATtccaattaataaattcgtttGAATGGCGATAAAATCGACATTGTATGCAATTTATTGTCAGTTAATGACCTTAGTATAATGTTGATAGCTCGATTTATCTTCTAACaataattctatttatattgttttaatgcaATTATTTATCCCTATTTGGACAAttcattttacatattttatttcacaataaaatacaaataaggTACGATAAATACGatatttactattattatgattaaaaccaaatattatttccctttcttttgttttaaattagaaatggcagtatattatttttttaggcCTATTCTAAATCTTTTgaagtttttgaaaaataaacaaagaagcaaattttaacgaattttaaaactaagaCACTTAATCCTTAGCTTTAAACTAAGTTTATCTCTTTAAACGACGGATTAAAATTACCAAGTCTCTTACCAGTTTGAACATTGTGCTAGGATACAATCTGTGTTTGCACTGTGACTAAGGACCTGGGCTAAGACCTTATATATCCGTTGTATCCTATGTACTTGTAATAAATCCTTCCCTTCGTTAAGCAATCCGCAAGTCGAGTGTGCCTTTTATTATATAGGGTGttctgtttttaataaaatgcaaCAATAATGTTTTGAGTGGtgctaatttttattgaagacGAAACTTCTTCGTGAGAAACTAATCTTCCACGAATAATCAATGTAGGAATAACATGTGTGAGGTTTCAGGGATTGAAATGGTTTCAGTTCTTAAAGTAAGAGTAagtaagatttttaaacaaaatgagTGATTAATGAGTAATGACTATGGCCTCAAATATGTTTACATGGTTAATTCATGCAAGGGATCAATCCTAGGGAAGGAACAGGAACAGGGGAACAACAACTTTTCCTTCCCTAGGATTGATCCCCTAGGATTAGCCTTAAGTATACCTAGGTTATACCTAGTAACCTGTATCTGAACCCCGATCTATTGtaacatacctaatattaatgtatgaaTTCAAATAAAGATTCTAATTATCAAATAGGGTAGTTCATGGATTTTCATGTGGAACTCTATTCCTAAGGATGATATGAATGAATTAAAGCgatgtattttattcaatatttgagGAACTTCATCAAAAAGGAACCATATTTTAGTGGCAAAGGGACGTTTAACATTATCGTCTCCacaaaaacaactttaatTAGGTAAACACCCTGTACACAAAACCTAGAACAAAGATCTGATCACGACACAtttaagataaattaattgtattcgATGCCTTCACTAAGGTCAACGTTCTAATTGGATGTCATAATACAGAAGGGTATCAGGAAATCGGAAACATTGCAATTCCTTACAACATATTGGCTCGTTTTGCATAAATACATCCTTATTTCTTTTCTTGGATGAATGATTGTTGTac encodes:
- the LOC123694867 gene encoding A-kinase anchor protein 14-like, with the translated sequence MFKLVAFLAIVAVASAGVIAPLVPVAHVAHPVAHPVVPVVHAVHRPAAIVHAAPIVPVVKHAPIVHAAPIVPIVKHAPLVAVHH